CGTCGTGGGACAGGACGATCGCGCCGGGGCGCATCTCGTCCAGGACGGTGTACGCGATGATCCCGGCTCCCGGGAGGGTCCAGTCCTGCGAGTCGATCGCCCAGCCGACGGGGGACATGCCCAGGTCGTTGCAGATGTCCAGCGAGGGATCGTCCCAGTCGCCGTACGGCGCGCGGGCCATGTCGGGTGCGGTGCCGAGGACGTCCTCGATCAGGCCGCTGGTGCGGCCGAGCTCGTTGCGGACGGCGCCCGGCGGCAGCGTGGTGAGCTGCGGATGGGACCAGGTGTGGTTGGCGACGGCATGGCCCTCGTCGGCGATGTCGTGCAGCAGACCGGGGAATTCGGCGGCGTTCTCGCCGATGACGAAGAACGTGGCCCGGGCATCGTGACGGCGCAGGATCCGCAGGATGGCGGGGGTGTGCACGGGGTGGGGGCCGTCGTCGAAGGTGAGGAAGATTTCGCGGCGGGTCGTGGCGAGGTGGAAGGCGACATCCGGGTGCGGTGGTGAGGCGCCCGGGCCGGAGCGGGAGGTTTCGCCGGCCATCGGGCGGAGGCGGTAGGACTGCGGGGCGTCCGCCGGGCCGCCGGCAGTCAGCGGCCCGGCCGCAGCGGCGGGCGGTTGCGGCGGCCGCGGCCGGGGCCGGGGCGGCGTGCCGCTCTCCGGAGGACCGCTGTCGGGCAGGAACAGGACACGGCCTGCGGAGAGCATGCCGACCACGACGGCGGCCTTCAGGAACCTCCGCCGGGTGTTTGTGGGCTTGTCGGATGCCATCCTCCACGTGCTCTCACGCGGTCCGCCGCGGAAGCGGGAACGACACCGGAGCGGGAGAGTCCGGCACCCGATCGGCTCGCACCGGCGGGCCGTCCGGGAGGGGCCGCCGAGGGGGGACCGGCCCGGCATCCCCGTTCGCCTCACGGGCTGGCCGCCAGCACGATGTACGCGGCCAGCAGGGCCAGATGGACGCCGCCCTGGAGCGGGGTGGCGCGGCCGGGGAGCACCGTCAGGGTGCCGACGATCACGGTCAGCGCGAGCAGCACCACATGGCCGGCCCCGAGGCCCAGGACCAGCGGGACCGGCAGCCAGACGGTGGCCAGTGCGACCGCCGGGATGGTCCTCCACGTGATGCACCGCGGCCGGCACCGCCCGGCCGGAAAGCACGACACCAGCACGATCAGCGGGACCGGCAGCGAGGGCCCCCACGTCAGGGCCAGCAGCACCACCGCCAGCACCGGCAGCGCACCGGTCCAGTGCAGGAGGGGTGAGCGGAGCCCGACGATCATGCCTTTGAGCTTGGCTGACCGGCGGGACGGCTGCCTGTCGGTGCGCCGGCCGGAGACCGGCCCCCGGCGCCGGTATCAGGCCGCCGCCCGGGGCCCTTTCGGCTCCGCGGCCGTGAGCGCGCTCTTGGTGACATCGGCGACCAGCTCGACGACATCGGGCCCGTACGCCTGCGAGTTGACCACCTTCAGCAGCAGACAGAACTGGCCGTCGACGCCGTGCTTACGGGCCAGCCGGGCCCGGTTGCGCACCAGATGACGGACCGCGGCCCGGTGGGTGACCGGTCGCTGGCCGGCCGCGAGGAACACCGGGCGGCCGCCCTCCCCGGCGGTCAGCCGGGCCAGCAGGACGTATTCGACCGCGCCGGGCTCCATCCGGTACGCCGAGCCGCCGATCGTGAAGGTGCCGCGGCCCGCGCCGGACTCGTCCCCCGGATGCACCGCGACCCCCGGTAGCAGATTGGCCAGATGGGCCGCCAGCCGGCGGTGCGCGGTCGGGTCGCCGACACAGAACTCGGTACGCGCACCGAAGCCCTGGAGGCCGGTGTCGTGCGGGGCGACCTCGGGGTGCGCACCGCAGTTCTCGATCACCGCGGCCAGCCCCAGCAGCGCCAGCGCGTCATGACGGGGGATGCTCCAGTGGGCCGAGGTGCTGTCCCGGTGGGTGACCAGCACGCACTCCGAACCGGCCGGCAGCCCGAAGAAGCCCTGTTCGCGGGTCAGCCGCCGGCGGACCGTCGCCGAGTGCACGGCCCAGCCGGCCACCAGCCCCACGATCAGGGCCACGGCCGCCACGGTCGGGAGCAGCAGGGTGTCGTCCATGGCCGGGGAGCGTAGCGGCTCACCGGGTGTGTGTTCGAGGGCGGGGCGGGGCGCCGGGTCGGCTTGTCCCGGTCCGTGCGGGCATACCTGATCCGTACGGAAAAAGGCAGCTGGTCCCTGCCGTCCGCGGGGCGGTCGCAGGCGAAATGCCCTCTGTCGGCGCGCTGTTGCGCCGAGTAGGCTCCGGCCCCTGCCGCCCCCGTCCGCCCTTGGAGGAAACCCCGGTATGACCACAGCCCGACGTCTCACCGTCCTGGGAGCGGCCGCCGCGCTGGCCGGCTCCCTGGTGACGGTCCCGGCCGCCGCCGGCTCCGCCGCGCCCGCGCGGCCGGCCCCCGCGGCCCAGGACAGCGCCCCCACCGCCACACCGGAGAAGACCCCGGTCGCCGTCGGCCACGGCGGGGCCGTCTCCAGCGTCGACCCGGATGCCTCGGCCGCCGGTATCGCGGTGCTCGAGAAGGGCGGCAACGCCGTGGACGCGGCGGTCGCCACCGCCGCCGCCCTCGGCGTCACCGAGCCCTACTCCGCGGGCATCGGTGGCGGCGGCTACTTCGTCTCGTACGACGCCAAGTCCAAGACCCTGCGCACCCTCGACGGCCGGGAGACCGCCCCGCGCTCCGCCGGCAAGGACCTCTTCCTGGAGAACGGCACCCCGATCCCGTTCGCCGACGCGGTCACCAGCGGGCTGAGCGTCGGCACCCCGGGCACCCCCGCCACCTGGGACACCGCCCTGCGCAAGTGGGGCAGCCGGTCCCTGGGCCAGGTGCTGCAGCCCGCCCGGAAGCTGGCCCGGGACGGCTTCACGGTCGACCCGACCTTCCGTCAGCAGACCGCGGACAACGAGGCACGCTTCCGGGACTTCCCGGCGAGCGCCGGGCTCTTCCTGCCCGGCGGCAAGCTGCCGGTCGTCGGCTCGACGATGAAGAACCCCGATCTGGCCCGTACGTACGGGGAGTTGGCGGAGAAGGGCGTCCGGGCGCTCTACGACGGCGCAGTGGGCCGGGACATCGTCCGCACCGTCCAGAAGCCACCGGTGCGCACCGGATCGACCCGTAAGGTACGGCCCGGCGAGCTGACCGCGGGCGATCTGCGCGCCTACCGGGCCCTCGGCCAGGCGCCGACCCACACCCGCTACCGCGGCCTCGACGTCTACGGCATCGGGCCGTCCTCCTCCGGCGGCACCAGCGTCGCCGAGGCGCTCAACATCCTGGAGAAGAGCGACGTCTCCCGGCTGAGCCGGCGGCAGTACCTCCACCGCTACCTGGAGGCCAGCCGGATCGCCTTCGCCGACCGTGGCCGCTGGGTCGGCGACCCGGCGCAGGAGGACGTACCGGTCAAGGGCCTCACCTCGCAGCGGTTCGCCGATGCCCGCGCCTGCCTCATCCACGACGGCAAGGCGCTGACCAGCCCGCTCGCCCCCGGTGACCCGCGCCATCCGAAGCGCTGCGCCAGTGGCGGCAAGGCCGCGCCGACGACGTACGAGGGGGAGAACACCACCCATCTGACGGTCGCCGACAAGTGGGGCAATGTCGTCGCCTACACCCTGACCATCGAGCAGACCGGCGGCAGCGGCATCGTCGTCCCGCACCGTGGCTTCCTGCTCAACAACGAGCTGACCGACTTCTCCTTCGCGCCCGCGGACCCCGCCGTCCACGACCCGAATCTGCCCGGGCCCGGCAAGCGGCCGCGCTCGTCGATCTCGCCGACGATCGTGCTGCGGCACGGCCGGCCGGTGGTGGCGCTCGGCTCGCCCGGCGGCGCGACCATCATCACCACCGTGCTCCAGACCCTGGTCAACCACCTCGACCGCGGGATGCCGCTGGTCGACGCCATCGCCGCGCCGCGTGCCAGTCAGCGCAACGCGGCGGCGACCGAACTCGAACCCGGCCTGTGGAACAGCCCGGTCCGGGGGCAACTCGAAGCGATCGGACATGCCTTCAAGCAGAACCCGGAGATCGGCGCGGCCACCGGCGTCCAGCGGCTGCCGGACGGCCGCTGGCTGGCGGCGGCCGAGAAGGTACGGCGCGGCGGCGGCTCGGCGATGGTCGTCCACCGGTCGTAACGGCCGTCCACCGGCCCGCATGCCGCCGGTTCGTGCGCCGCGCGTGACACCGCCGGAACGCGACGGGCCGCTGTGTGCCGTCCGTGTGTCGTCGATGTGGCGCACCGCGCGGCGTCATTGATGGCCCTTGCCGGGACGATTAGCCTCCTGGGACCGTTCGTTCGAATGAGCGGTTCCAGGGAGGGCACGCAGCGTGAGCGTTGACGAGAGCCAGGACAGCGGGACCGGGTCGGCCCCGGCCGGGCACATCGGTGCCACGGCGGGGGAGTTGGAGGGCCTCGCCGAGCAGGCACGGGCGCTCGCCGAGGGACGGGTGACCTCGACCGCGCTGGTCCGGCGGTCGCTGGAGCGCATCGAGGCCACCCAGAGCAGCGTCAACGCCTTCCGGCGGGTACGGGCCGAGGCGGCCATGGCGGAGGCGGCGGAGGCCGACCGCAGGCTGGCGGCCGGGGAGCGGCTGCCGCTGCTCGGAGTGCCGGTCGCGGTCAAGGACGACACCGATGTGGCGGGTGAGCCCACCGCGTTCGGCTGTGCCGGCGAGTTCCTGCCCAAGGAGCGCGATGCCGAGGTCGTCCGGCGGCTGCGCGCGGCCGGCGCGGTCATCGTCGGCAAGACCAACGCCTGCGAACTGGGCCAGTGGCCGTTCACCGAGGGCCCGGCCTTCGGCAACACCTGCAACCCCTGGAACCTCGCGCACACCCCGGGCGGCTCCTCCGGCGGCTCGGCCGCCGCGGTCGCGGCCGGGCTGGTCCCCGCCGCCCTCGGCACCGACGGCGCCGGTTCGGTCCGGATCCCCGCCGCCTGGTCCCATCTCGTCGGCATCAAACCCCAGCGCGGCCGGATCTCCACCTGGCCCGACCCGGAGGCCTTCCAGGGGATCACCGGCATCGGCCCGCTGGCCCGTACGGTCGAGGACGCGGCGCTGCTGCTGGACGTGGCCAGCGGCAACCACGACGGCGATCTGCACCGGCCGCCCGCCATCGCGGCGCGCGAGGCCGCCGGCCGCGACCCGGGCCGGCTGCGCATCGCCCTGTCGTGGAAGGCCGCCTTCACCTTCACCCCCAAGCCGCTGCACCCCGATGTCCGGGCCGCGGTGACCGGTGTGGCCCGCACCCTCGCCCGCCTGGGGCACTTCGTCGAGGAGGCGGAGCCGGACTACGGGCTGGTCGGGCTGGCCTTCGTCCCGCGTGCCACGGCCGGGGTGGGGGAGTGGGCGGACCGGGTCCCCGACCGCTCCCTCCTGGACCGCCGCACGCGGGAAGCGGCACGGATGGGCCGGCTGCTCGGCGGCCCCTTACTGCGCCGGGCGCGCGCCGTCGAGAAGCGTCAACAGCGCCGGATCGGCGCGCTGTTCGGCCCCTATGACGTGCTGCTGACACCGACCACCGCCACCCCGCCGCCGCGCATCGGCACCCTCGCCAAGCTCAGCGGCTGGCGTACGGATCAGGCCATGATCGCCGCCTGCCCGTACGCCTGGCCGTGGAATGTCCTCGGCTGGCCGGGCGTGAGCGTCCCCGCCGGGTTCAGCAGCGACGGCCTGCCGCTGGGCGCCCAGCTGCTCGGCCCGGCCCATGGCGAACCGCGGCTGATTTCGCTGGCCGCCCAGCTCCAGGACGATCTGCGCTGGCACGAGCGGCGGCCGGCCGCACATCCGGCGTCGCTCGGCGGCGTGCGTCTGTGAGGCGTACGCCGCCGGGCCTCGGCCGAGCCGCTCAGCCGAGCCGCCGGGCCTCAGCCGAGGAGCGCGAGGATCGCCTCGGTCGTATCGGTCTCGCCCAGCCGCGGGAAGATCTTCTCCAGGCTGTTGCGGTGCGCCCCGGCGTCCAGGTCGGTCATCGCGTCGGTGGCGAGGGTGACGTGGTAGCCGTGCTCGTGCGCGGCACGGGCGGTGGACTCCACCCCGATGCTGGTGGCGATACCGCCGAGGACGACCTGGGTCACGCCACGGCGGCGCAGCTCCAGATCCAGGTTCGTGCCGTGGAAGGCGCCCCACTGCTGCTTGGTGACGCCGATCTTCCTCCGGTCATTCCGGCATCAGCCGCCGCATCAGCTCGGTGGCCGTCGCCAGGGTCTGCTGCTCCTGCGTGGTCAGCCGGTCGGCGATGGCCACCGCCAGCCAGTTCTGTTTGGCCTGCCGTACGGCGCCGAGCATCCGGCGGCCCTCCTCGGTGAGGGAGAAGACGACCTGGCGCCCGTCCGTCGGATGCGGGCTGCGGGCGAGCACACCGCGCTCCTCCAGCGCGCCGACGGTCAGCCGCATGGACTGCGGCCGGACCAGCTCGGCGCGGGCCAGCGCCGCGATGGTGGCCGGCCCGTCGGTGTCGATCCGGGAGATCACCGCCCGCTGGGTCGGGGTGAGCTCGCCCTGGGGCGAGGCGGCACGCAGATGACGCATGAGCTGCGACACCGCGGCGCCCAGATCTGTCGCCAGGCGTTCCTGGTCGTTTTCCGGCATACGTCCAGCGTAGGATTCCGACAGGCAAACTTGCAAGTTTGCCTGTCATGTCTGCCGCATATGACTGGACGCGCCACGGGAGAGATGGTCTTGCCACCGTGTGTGACGGGGGCCTACGGTCACCTCCACACGCGTAGATCCCGCGCGGGCTGCAGGCTGACGCATCGACAAAGGAGCAGCTCATGGCCGATGTTGTGCGTGCCGCACTGGTCCAGGCGACCTGGACCGGCGACACCGAATCGATGATCGCGAAGCATGAGGAGTACGCCCGGGCGGCGGCCGCGCAGGGCGCGAAAGTGATCGGCTTCCAAGAGGTCTTCAACGCCCCGTACTTCTGCCAGGTCCAGGAGCCCGAGCACTACCGCTGGGCCGAGCCGGTGCCCGACGGCCCGACCGTCCGGCGGATGCAGGACCTGGCCCGCGAGACCGGCATGGTCATCGTCGTCCCCGTCTTCGAGGTCGAACAGTCCGGCTTCTACTACAACACCGCGGCCGTCATCGACGCCGACGGCACGGTGCTGGGCACCTACCGCAAGCACCACATCCCGCAGGTCAAGGGCTTCTGGGAGAAGTACTACTTCAAGCCGGGGAACATCGGTTGGCCGGTCTTCGACACCGCCGTCGGCAAGGTCGGCGTCTACATCTGCTACGACCGCCACTTCCCCGAGGGCTGGCGGCAGCTGGGCCTCAACGGCGCCCAGCTCGTCTACAACCCCTCCGCCACCTCCCGCGGCCTGTCCGCCTACCTCTGGCAGCTGGAGCAGCCCGCGGCCGCCGTCGCCAACGAGTACTTCATCGCGGCGATCAACCGGGTCGGCGTCGAGGAGTACGGCGACAACGACTTCTACGGCACCAGCTACTTCGTCGACCCCCGAGGCCAGTTCGTCGGCGACGTCGCCAGCGACTCCAAGGAGGAACTGGTCATCCGCGACCTCGACTTCGCCCTGATCGACGAGGTCCGGCAGCAGTGGGCGTTCTACCGCGACCGCCGCCCCGACGCGTACGACGGGCTGGTGCAGCCATGACCCAGACCCCCCAGGACACGGCCGCCCTGCACGCCCGCCACCAGGCCGTCCTGCCCTCCTGGCTCAGCCTCTACTACGAGCGGCCCCTCGAACTCACCCACGGCGAGGGCCGCCACGTCTGGGACGCCGAGGGCAACCGCTACCTCGACTTCTTCGGCGGCATCCTCACCACCATGACGGCGCATGCGCTGCCCGAGGTGACCAAGGCCGTCAGCGAGCAGGCCGGCCGCATCATCCACACCTCCACGCTCTACCTCTCCCGCCCCATGGTCGAGCTGGCGGAGCGGATCGTGGCGCTCTCCGGCATCCCCGACGCCCGGGTCTTCTTCACCACCTCCGGTACGGAGGCCAATGACGCGGCCCTGCTGCTGGCCACCACGCACCGCCGCTCCAACCAGATCCTGGCGATGCGCAACAGCTACCACGGCCGCTCGTTCTCCACCGTCGGCATCACCGGCAACCAGAGCTGGTCGCCGACCAGCCTCTCGCCGCTTCAGACGCTCTATGTGCACGGCGGGGTACGCAGCCGCGGCCCGTACGCGGAGCTGAGCGATGCCGAGTACACCGCCGCCTGCGTCGCCGACCTGGAGGACATGCTCCAGCAGACCGCGGGCGGTGTCGCCGCGCTGATCGCCGAACCGGTCCAGGGCGTCGGCGGGTTCACCATGCCGCCCGACGGCCTCTACGCCGCGTTCCGCGAGGTGCTCGCGCGGCACGGCATCCTCTGGATCAGCGATGAGGTGCAGACCGGCTGGGGCCGCACCGGCGACCACTTCTGGGGCTGGCAGGCGCACGCCGGCCAGGGCCCGCCCGACATGCTCACCTTCGCCAAGGGCATCGGCAACGGCATGTCCATCGGCGGCGTGGTGGCCCGCGCCGAGGTGATGAACTCGCTCTCCGCGAACTCCATCTCCACCTTCGGCGGCAGCCCGGTCACCATGGCCGCGGGCCTGGCCAACCTCAACTACCTCCTCGAACACGACCTCCAGGGCAACGCCCGGCGGGTCGGCGGTCTGCTCATCGAGCGGCTGCGGGCGGTCGCGGCCGGCCTGGAATTCGTCCGGGAAGTGCGCGGCCGCGGCCTGATGATCGGTATCGAACTGGTCCGCCCCGGCACCGACGAGCGCTCGCCCGAGGCCGCTTCGCTGGTCGTGGAGGCCGCCAGGGAACGCGGTCTGCTGGTCGGCAAGGGCGGCCAGGGCGGCGCCTCGCTGCGGATCGCCCCGCCGATGACGCTGACCGTCGCCGAGGCCGAGGAGGGCGCGGATCTGCTCGCGGACGCGCTGCGGGCGGCGCACAGCATGGCGGCCGCTTCCTAGCGGACACCACCGCGGCCGGCGGGGGCTTCACGAGGCGCGAGGCCCCCGCTCACCCGCGGCGGGCCCCGGCACGGCTCACTCCGTCCCGGCGGACGCGCGCACCGTCTCGGCCAGCAGGGTGAAGAAACAGGTGTGCGCGCGCCGGCTGCACGGGGCCTCCGGGTTCCACGGCAGCAGCCGGGCCCGCGCCTCGATCGCGCGCCAGTGCTCGTCGGCCCGGAGCTCCTGGGGCCGGGCGGCATTGACCCGTACGTCCATGAGCACGATGTCCGGGCCCATCGCCGCGGCCTCCGCCCAGCCGACCGTGGACCAGTTCACCCCGGCGCCCGCGGCCGGTTCCAGCAGCCCGACGCCGTGTTCGGTCAGCGCCCGCAGATCGGGCCAGGAGCTGGGCCGGGCCAGATGCACCCGCTCCGGGCCCGCGGGCGACAGCGCCAGCACCCGCGGCCGCACGGGGCCGCCGGTCGCCTGCCGCAGGGCATCCTCCGCGGCGTCCAACTCGCGGGCGGCGGCCGGGGATTCGCCCCGGCCGAGCGAACCGGCGAGCGCAGCGAAGCGTTCGCGCACCTCGGCCAGGCTCCGGCCGGGGCCCACCGCGACCGTGGCGAGAGGGACATGTGTCTCCAGCTCCAGCGCGGTCTTCTGCTCCAGCCCGTAGACCTGCTCGCCGTCATAGGTCACGGCCACGACGAGGTCCGGTTCCGCCTCCAGCAGGGTGTCCGGGTGCAGCGCACCGCCCGAACCCAGGTAGGGGATCTCCGCGAGCGGCAGCTCACCGGCCTTGGCGGGGTCGGGGGCGGCGCCGTCGTGCTGGGACCCGAAGAGGCCCACGGGACGTATACCGTGGTCCCACAGCGTCGCCCCCGCCTGTATGTACGCCACGATCCGCAACGGCCGGTCCCCGGCCACCGCAAGGCGCCCCCGGTCGTCGGAGAACTCCCACGGTGTGCTGTGCTCCATGACCCCTCGCCCC
This Streptomyces decoyicus DNA region includes the following protein-coding sequences:
- a CDS encoding polysaccharide deacetylase family protein; this translates as MASDKPTNTRRRFLKAAVVVGMLSAGRVLFLPDSGPPESGTPPRPRPRPPQPPAAAAGPLTAGGPADAPQSYRLRPMAGETSRSGPGASPPHPDVAFHLATTRREIFLTFDDGPHPVHTPAILRILRRHDARATFFVIGENAAEFPGLLHDIADEGHAVANHTWSHPQLTTLPPGAVRNELGRTSGLIEDVLGTAPDMARAPYGDWDDPSLDICNDLGMSPVGWAIDSQDWTLPGAGIIAYTVLDEMRPGAIVLSHDGGGERAQTVEALEWYLPRLLDDGYRPIRIEP
- the ggt gene encoding gamma-glutamyltransferase, which encodes MTTARRLTVLGAAAALAGSLVTVPAAAGSAAPARPAPAAQDSAPTATPEKTPVAVGHGGAVSSVDPDASAAGIAVLEKGGNAVDAAVATAAALGVTEPYSAGIGGGGYFVSYDAKSKTLRTLDGRETAPRSAGKDLFLENGTPIPFADAVTSGLSVGTPGTPATWDTALRKWGSRSLGQVLQPARKLARDGFTVDPTFRQQTADNEARFRDFPASAGLFLPGGKLPVVGSTMKNPDLARTYGELAEKGVRALYDGAVGRDIVRTVQKPPVRTGSTRKVRPGELTAGDLRAYRALGQAPTHTRYRGLDVYGIGPSSSGGTSVAEALNILEKSDVSRLSRRQYLHRYLEASRIAFADRGRWVGDPAQEDVPVKGLTSQRFADARACLIHDGKALTSPLAPGDPRHPKRCASGGKAAPTTYEGENTTHLTVADKWGNVVAYTLTIEQTGGSGIVVPHRGFLLNNELTDFSFAPADPAVHDPNLPGPGKRPRSSISPTIVLRHGRPVVALGSPGGATIITTVLQTLVNHLDRGMPLVDAIAAPRASQRNAAATELEPGLWNSPVRGQLEAIGHAFKQNPEIGAATGVQRLPDGRWLAAAEKVRRGGGSAMVVHRS
- a CDS encoding amidase — its product is MSVDESQDSGTGSAPAGHIGATAGELEGLAEQARALAEGRVTSTALVRRSLERIEATQSSVNAFRRVRAEAAMAEAAEADRRLAAGERLPLLGVPVAVKDDTDVAGEPTAFGCAGEFLPKERDAEVVRRLRAAGAVIVGKTNACELGQWPFTEGPAFGNTCNPWNLAHTPGGSSGGSAAAVAAGLVPAALGTDGAGSVRIPAAWSHLVGIKPQRGRISTWPDPEAFQGITGIGPLARTVEDAALLLDVASGNHDGDLHRPPAIAAREAAGRDPGRLRIALSWKAAFTFTPKPLHPDVRAAVTGVARTLARLGHFVEEAEPDYGLVGLAFVPRATAGVGEWADRVPDRSLLDRRTREAARMGRLLGGPLLRRARAVEKRQQRRIGALFGPYDVLLTPTTATPPPRIGTLAKLSGWRTDQAMIAACPYAWPWNVLGWPGVSVPAGFSSDGLPLGAQLLGPAHGEPRLISLAAQLQDDLRWHERRPAAHPASLGGVRL
- a CDS encoding MarR family winged helix-turn-helix transcriptional regulator, giving the protein MPENDQERLATDLGAAVSQLMRHLRAASPQGELTPTQRAVISRIDTDGPATIAALARAELVRPQSMRLTVGALEERGVLARSPHPTDGRQVVFSLTEEGRRMLGAVRQAKQNWLAVAIADRLTTQEQQTLATATELMRRLMPE
- a CDS encoding nitrilase-related carbon-nitrogen hydrolase gives rise to the protein MADVVRAALVQATWTGDTESMIAKHEEYARAAAAQGAKVIGFQEVFNAPYFCQVQEPEHYRWAEPVPDGPTVRRMQDLARETGMVIVVPVFEVEQSGFYYNTAAVIDADGTVLGTYRKHHIPQVKGFWEKYYFKPGNIGWPVFDTAVGKVGVYICYDRHFPEGWRQLGLNGAQLVYNPSATSRGLSAYLWQLEQPAAAVANEYFIAAINRVGVEEYGDNDFYGTSYFVDPRGQFVGDVASDSKEELVIRDLDFALIDEVRQQWAFYRDRRPDAYDGLVQP
- a CDS encoding aspartate aminotransferase family protein is translated as MTQTPQDTAALHARHQAVLPSWLSLYYERPLELTHGEGRHVWDAEGNRYLDFFGGILTTMTAHALPEVTKAVSEQAGRIIHTSTLYLSRPMVELAERIVALSGIPDARVFFTTSGTEANDAALLLATTHRRSNQILAMRNSYHGRSFSTVGITGNQSWSPTSLSPLQTLYVHGGVRSRGPYAELSDAEYTAACVADLEDMLQQTAGGVAALIAEPVQGVGGFTMPPDGLYAAFREVLARHGILWISDEVQTGWGRTGDHFWGWQAHAGQGPPDMLTFAKGIGNGMSIGGVVARAEVMNSLSANSISTFGGSPVTMAAGLANLNYLLEHDLQGNARRVGGLLIERLRAVAAGLEFVREVRGRGLMIGIELVRPGTDERSPEAASLVVEAARERGLLVGKGGQGGASLRIAPPMTLTVAEAEEGADLLADALRAAHSMAAAS
- a CDS encoding ABC transporter substrate-binding protein, producing MEHSTPWEFSDDRGRLAVAGDRPLRIVAYIQAGATLWDHGIRPVGLFGSQHDGAAPDPAKAGELPLAEIPYLGSGGALHPDTLLEAEPDLVVAVTYDGEQVYGLEQKTALELETHVPLATVAVGPGRSLAEVRERFAALAGSLGRGESPAAARELDAAEDALRQATGGPVRPRVLALSPAGPERVHLARPSSWPDLRALTEHGVGLLEPAAGAGVNWSTVGWAEAAAMGPDIVLMDVRVNAARPQELRADEHWRAIEARARLLPWNPEAPCSRRAHTCFFTLLAETVRASAGTE